In one window of Tachypleus tridentatus isolate NWPU-2018 chromosome 2, ASM421037v1, whole genome shotgun sequence DNA:
- the LOC143244474 gene encoding rho GDP-dissociation inhibitor 1-like: protein MADDITRDDADERVKVSYRPPAERSLQEIVEADKEDKSLRKYKENLLGTAVKEVVVVDSANPNSVLVKGLALVVDGRPDLTLDLSGNLDDLKEKVFVVKEGIKYRIRIDFFVQREIVTGLKYVQRILRYGTEVEMITHMVGSYGPKVELQSFTTQPEEMPSGVAARGKYIVKSLFTDDDRNEHLKWEWCFEIQKDLE, encoded by the exons ATGGCTGATGATATTACCAGAGATGACGCTGACGAGAGGGTAAAGGTCTCTTACAGACCTCCTGCAGAGCGTTCGTTGCAAGAAATAGTGGAGGCTGATAAAGAGGACAAGAGTcttagaaaatataaagaaaaccttTTAGGGACAGCTGTGAAGGAAGTAGTTGTTGTAG attCAGCAAATCCAAACAGCGTTCTTGTTAAGGGTCTTGCCCTGGTGGTTGATGGTCGACCTGATTTAACTCTGGATCTCTCGG GTAACTTGGATGACCTCAAGGAGAAAGTTTTTGTTGTAAAAGAAGGAATTAAGTACAGGATTCGAATTGACTTTTTTGTCCAGCGAGAAATCGTGACTGGCCTGAAATATGTTCAAAGGATTTTGAGATATGGAACTGAAG TTGAGATGATTACTCACATGGTTGGAAGCTATGGACCAAAAGTTGAACTTCAGTCATTCACCACACAACCTGAGGAGATGCCATCTGGTGTGGCTGCTAGAGGGAAGTACATTGTCAAGTCCTTATTCACCGATGATGACAGAAATGAACACTTGAAATGGGAGTGGTGCTTTGAGATACAGAAAGACTTGGAGTAA